In a genomic window of Leptolyngbya sp. SIO1E4:
- a CDS encoding nucleotidyltransferase domain-containing protein: MSPIDAKTRKQIVANVLAARKSRTTFLADMKERQTQGWQAAHKAAVTLKEGFGATRVVLFGSMLDHEHMTWHSDLDLAVWGIQAEDYLRAGAAAEKGHPFTVDLIDAETAPPHILEAIHQGIDL, encoded by the coding sequence ATGTCTCCTATCGATGCAAAAACACGCAAACAAATCGTCGCGAACGTCCTAGCGGCTCGTAAAAGCCGGACTACCTTCTTAGCTGACATGAAAGAACGTCAGACGCAAGGCTGGCAAGCTGCGCACAAAGCGGCTGTCACCCTCAAGGAGGGATTTGGAGCAACACGTGTGGTCCTATTTGGCTCAATGCTCGATCATGAACACATGACCTGGCATTCTGATCTGGATCTGGCCGTGTGGGGTATTCAGGCTGAAGATTACCTGCGGGCAGGAGCAGCCGCTGAGAAAGGACATCCTTTTACGGTTGACCTGATAGACGCCGAAACAGCTCCACCTCACATTTTGGAAGCAATTCACCAAGGGATTGACCTGTGA